The following coding sequences are from one Motacilla alba alba isolate MOTALB_02 chromosome 4, Motacilla_alba_V1.0_pri, whole genome shotgun sequence window:
- the BMP3 gene encoding bone morphogenetic protein 3 isoform X2, translating to MQPFHLSMSSAICCPSFYQGSPEGQEMYVFNLTSLTESENVLSASVYYYIGDLLHVEQNCSQPSGRSHQRRGKPETQIRLSVWTFPSAGSPTRSLGHFLINVSSAYQDVLSWQWKDITRLLHEAKRNNELLIRVKMDLPGHHPWERASSSCEPYILIYANDSAISEPESVVSTLRGHRHPLARVLPKPEGRRRSGVSSHHRRKRSANVLLPLQNNELPGAEYQYGEGAKPYETFQPQLADRARSKKKQRKSHLQKSQTLQFDEQTLKKARRKQWNEPRSCARRYLKVDFADIGWSEWIISPKSFDAYYCSGECQFPIPKAMKPSNHATIQSIVRAVGVVPGIPEPCCVPDKMSSLSILFFDENKNVVLKVYPNMTVESCACR from the exons GGAGCCCCGAGGGCCAGGAGATGTACGTTTTTAACTTGACGTCACTCACGGAGTCTGAAAATGTCCTGTCAGCATCGGTGTATTATTATATCGGCGACCTGCTGCATGTGGAGCAGAACTGTTCCCAGCCCAGCGGCCGTTCTCATCAGCGGCGCGGGAAACCCGAAACGCAGATACGTCTTTCAGTTTGGACCTTTCCCTCAGCTGGGAGCCCCACTCGGAGCCTGGGACATTTCCTCATCAATGTGTCCTCTGCTTACCAGGATGTCCTTTCCTGGCAGTGGAAGGACATCACTCGGCTCCTGCACGAAGCAAAGCGAAACAACGAGCTGCTGATCAGAGTTAAAATGGATCTGCCCGGCCACCATCCCTGGGAAAGAGCGTCTTCCTCCTGCGAGCCCTACATCCTGATTTACGCCAACGATTCCGCCATCTCGGAGCCAGAGAGCGTTGTCTCCACTCTGCGAGGACACCGTCACCCTCTGGCCAGGGTCCTTCCCAAGCCGGAAGGCCGCAGGAGGAGCGGCGTCAGTAGCCACCACCGGAGGAAACGCTCTGCAAACGTCCTGTTGCCGTTGCAGAACAACGAGCTCCCGGGAGCCGAGTACCAGTACGGGGAGGGCGCAAAGCCCTACGAGACCTTCCAGCCGCAGCTGGCAGACAGGGCCAGGAGTAAgaagaagcagaggaagagtCATCTGCAGAAGAGCCAGACTCTGCAGTTTGATGAGCAGACGCTGAAGAAGGCGAGGAGGAAGCAGTGGAACGAGCCGAGGAGCTGCGCCCGGCGCTACCTCAAGGTGGATTTTGCAGACATCGGCTGGAGCGAGTGGATTATTTCCCCTAAGTCCTTCGACGCCTATTACTGCTCGGGAGAATGCCAATTCCCAATTCCAAAG GCCATGAAGCCGTCCAACCACGCCACCATCCAGAGCATTGTGAGAGCTGTCGGAGTCGTCCCCGGCATTCCCGAGCCTTGCTGTGTTCCCGACAAAATGTCTTCTCTTAGCATCTTATTCTTCGATGAAAACAAGAACGTGGTTCTGAAGGTGTACCCCAACATGACAGTGGAGTCCTGTGCGTGCAGATAA